ATGAGAGACATGGTGAACATGAACATGAAATATGAAATGGACAACGAAGCAAGACAAGCAAGGATATAACATAACACCATAGGAAACACAATAAAAGATAGGGACCAAGAAAACTTAGCTTTTGAAGAACCaaagctcttgataccaaatgataacAACCTCCTTGAGCTAGGTTGGTCCAAAGCTTAGAAGGATGCAAGGAGATGATCCTTATGGTGTATATGGTAGCAAAAATGGGGTGAGAAAGGGTGATATGGTGAAGATGGTGCTTATTTTGGTGGTTGAAtgagaggttaggccaactccATGAGATAGATGACTAGAGGGGCCTCTAGagttgctctagtcttgatctTGTAAGTGTATGGCCATAATTTGGAGGcataacattaaattaatcctagatgaaatacaagggcacacctctatttataggccaagggtgtctccttctaaccTTAAAAGCATGATCTACTACCTTTGCTTTCATTGGCAAAAAATGAGGCCATGTGaccactcacaaaacacaatcctctccattcctagagtgtgTGTGGCCACTACTAAAAGTAAATCATCTCCAACAGTGGagggacatgtggccactaccaaAAAGAAATCCTCTCCACTCCTACGATGCCATTTGACCATTCTAAAAAGCAAATCTTCTTCAATTGAAGCATGCACTAGTACAAAATAGGctttttatgtttgttatttttggctttttaagtctgttttaCGACAAAATTAGTTCAgcagacttaaattttaagtctgttattAACCgacaaacttaaaatttaagtctctTGCTATCCAACAAACTTAAAATTTCCACCCAAAATTGAAAATCCAATCATATATTCCATTGACACCTTAATTAACCCCAAAAAATTTCATCTTTCTTATATAAGTTCCTATACacaataaagatgaaattggaaCATAATACAAGCCATCATTCCCTCAATTTAGTTCTTCTTCACAACACCAAGAATCCATAAATTCAATCACATTCTTTACATAACataatacaaagaaaataaattggaGTGATTAATAATCACTCTTAAAGAAACCTAAAAATTCTTAATCCTAAAAATCActataacatttaatattaaaatttgaaaccttaaaaacaaaacaaagatcCTAATTCTTAATCCTTACAAACCAAGaccaatttttttcatttgtacaATGACGACAACACAAAACGAGGCATCCATGGCAACGCAATAGGTAGGTGACAGTGACGACAACGGCAGTGCGAGCTGAGGCAACGCGAGCAACGAAGATGCGACGTGAGCAGTCGTGACACGATGCGAGCGACGACACGGCACGAGTACGACCGACACGATGCGAGCGGCAACGCGATGCGAGCAACGATGACACGAGAAGCGAGCAGTGACGACAAAGGCGACGTAAAAGGCAGTAGAGGCAACGAGAGCAATAGTAGCAGTAATGGCACGGGAGGGGAGACAAGATCTGCGAGGCAGCAACTATGACATGTGTACCATAGGACACTGAGGCTGAGAGATCTTGCATGAAGATGAAGTTGTTGGGCGTGAGCAAGTCTGGAGGAGGTGCGAGAGGGAAGAAAGTGGAGAAAGAGAGAGTGGAGAAAAAAGTGTTATGTGCTCTGTGAAGAAAAATAAGGTTAAACATGGATTTAGatttaactcaaaattaaagtatttttttatttgaaaagacttgaaaaaaattaatttatgtatggTAAAAACCTTAAGAGATACAAAAATTAAGTCTGTTtgtattttaacatatttaaaatcaaaatttaagtttgtGACCAAATTAACAGATTTAAAATATggatttttatttacaaaagtggCACCGCGTGTTTATTAAGTTTGTTATTGtgaaaacaaacttaaaatgttgtttttgtaCCAGTGACGACACATGACACACTTTCCATTTGGTTTGAATGTCTAACAAAAGGAAAATCTTATGCTACTTAGACTTTAACAAGCCTTAAACAAATCTACCCTATATGACCGAATACAAGTCTAGATATCTTACACTACTCTTTAATCCATATTCCATGATAACTTCAAAAGTAATCAACAAGGCACGGTTGATACTATCTTCATGAATGACTTCTATTATCTTGAAAGTACTTAACCATAACTAGGGGACTTTCCATCTTGACATGTCCTATGAAATTTAACATATTGTTTTGTTTGGGTAATGGtagtgattttaatattttttaaaatcatctaGGCTTTGCAATGAGGTTTATTGAGTTTTTGGGTATGGTGAGACAAAAGTGTATATACTGTGGCTAGGTATGGTGTGGAATTGTGTTTGTGCGTAGACTTGGGTAATAACTTTAAAAGTGCATGTATATATGGGGCTAATTTTCTCTTCCAGTGGTGCAGCGGCAAAAATGATGAAGGACATTGGTATATACTCTAAAATTTTGTGAGGTGATACTATATGgtatgaaatattattattttatgtagataaaaagaaaagatgtgaATATATAAATGTTGTTTAAAGGTGAGGTTTATGAATGAGGGAGGGGTTCATTTAAATCATATGATTGAGTTGTAAGTGTTTGGTTGGGTTCATGAGAGAGTTTAcgtagaaaaataatattgtagAATGGGTCTTCAGTTTTTTTGGGATATTGTTTATAGTCTAAATAAATGGGCCAACCACTATAAAGTTTTAATGGAGATGTGTACTACACAAAAGTATAGGATTAATGGGTGGTAATAGAACAGTACTTCAACATGTGATGTATGGGTTTTAATTGCGGATCTTCGTTTTATGGACTATTTTTCTTTCCGCTTCAAACCTCAGATTTCAGTTTCGTTTCTATTACAAGTTTGTAAAGTAAATGTATCGATTGCTTTTAAGTAAAGATTTTTAAGTGAAATACTAATTTATCtagttaaaagtaaaatttatatatataataatatgtaaaatttaatagtaaattttaaattaactattaATCATAAGAAAACACACACttttagtataattaatataaaatttatatattaagttgGTTAATTTTCGTTACCGAACGCTatgtttctctctctcacagacacgtgtctatatatatatatatatatatatatatatttgttttaacttatattctcaattattatgttttaaatatattatagtattttaaaaattaattttatatttaaaatattttatatatggttattaatgtatattattaaatacaaattattaatatattatttacatatacatataaaattatatattttattaaataattttatattaattttattatatttaaatcaatatttttatttcatgtttattattatattattaaataaatatataatatataagtttaataCCGTTAACAActataatctatttataaattttatacatattttagagaaaaaaaacttataatatttaataaaacagtATGTAGGCAAAATACacaattttacaataaatttatagtATTGTGGTAAATTCTCTAACCCAACAAAAGAAGCATGAAGTCtagtcaaaatgtaataatattgaACTAATTCCAATAAATAtacactaaatatttttataattactaaatattatatatatatatatatatatatataaattattaaagagaaataaataatttatagaattaaatatgtaatacattaaaaagatatataccgaacatataataaaaaaaatcataaattattatttctaaattcattagtttaaacttttaaattaagatgtcttatttagttttgattcatatctaaataaaatttttacacaacaaaattaaatgactaccttatatattttgaaaatatataagataGTTAAGCAAAATTAAATATGCTTAAGCAGTCAAGAATTTTAAGGTCTTATGTTCTTTCgtaatttttctatataagCAAACAAACAACTTTATTGAAACCTCTTACGAAATCTATGTTAATATGATGAAaatatttgtatgtaattatttgacaaattaaaagtaCTTAGAGTTGTGACATATTAGGtgttaattgtattttttcttatattcaaaataaatactttttctaaaaaaatgtgCATGGGTTGATTTTGATCCACATGAATTTTGTGGATATTTTGGTCCTATAGACTCTTTTAATGGAGAGCTTTTTGGTCATGTGAGTTTTTATGACCTCAACCTATATGTGTCAAAGCCAAATCATATGAAAGAGACCAAATTAACAATTTAGTTTTCAGATTTTGGAAATGATGGATtagtggtttttttttttctcagaatGGAACTTTCTTAGACAATTGTGTAAAATTTGAGATAAAGTtatattgtttcttttaaataagGTAGAGTTGATTTCTTGGATTTATTGAAGGTGGTTTATGAAAATGCTAGTTTTTGGTTTTGACTTTCTTCCGCTGATCACTGAAATAAATTAACTTGTTACACTTTTAACATATTAACATTAGCTAAAATAAAGGAGTTGAAAGTTTAGACGGTAtatggtgtttttttttattaattgtaggtgtgacttttttattttaagacaaattgatttctttaaaataaataataaaaaattgaattttataggAATAGGATTAAAAAGtggtatatgtatgtatgtttattttcataagAGAGATAAGTAAGATTTTTTCCAGGTATATATACCGGAGGTGGTTTTTTTGGAGAAGCTCTTTAGGAGAGTAATTGAAAGGAAAACTtagtttgtttttgtcttttttctctTAAGGCTTTGGGATGAGTAGAGAAAGTGTATCATGTTTGTAAGGTTACAGAGAAGTAGGAAGAGATTCTtaggaatccaagtgtgagtctaagccatacattgaatagaaaagagaaagtacaacaatatataaaagtgaaagaCCCATTAATCTATTGtattaaggttttgggtagagagtgatGTCAATCCTTTATATGGTTGGGCTCGTATCTAATTGGTGTTTGTATTTTCCCGGTGAACCTCCTCTTTGATAAACCCAACAGTGATATCAGTGCCGATGGTTCGTCTTGGTGGCCGACTCGTGGTTGTGGTTGGTTGAGAATGCTTCCGCTGGAGGGGGAGTGTATCATGTGGAAGGGGCTCATCcttaagggggagattgttgggaatccaagtgtgagtctaactcctacattggatagaaatgagaaggTAGAGCAGTATATAAAAGTGAAAgacccattgccttaaggtttggGTTGAGAAAACCTCCTCCTTGATAAACCCAATAACTTTGCTTGTAAGGTTCTTGGAAAGCAGGGGAAAAAGGGTTTTGTCTGTAAGTGGTGAGCAGATGTTGGTAATATATGTACAAATGTCAAAGTgtctaataacaataatattatagtGTGAACTTATGGATAAAATGATTGTGGTTTTATGTGGTTTCTTTGGTAAACTAGCTAATTAGTTGTTTGATGTTAGTTATGTGTGGGTGAGTAATGAGATTGCAGTTTTAATGCTTTTATGTTGATGTTAATTTCAAATAACACACCCTTCCATGTCTATGGTTGTGCTTTTACCTACGATATATGACTTATTTTATATGGGAGAAAATGTTAGTGCAGATGCTATAACAAAACTATGAGGAGACGTAACAAGGTTTTTCATTGAGAGTTTTTTTATAGGAGCTTTGGAGAATAATATGTTATGTATTATATAAGACAAACATGGTTATATTTGGTGAACACTTTGAGTTTAAGTTTGAGAGGTGATAGTTTTGTGTAAGTTCCATTTTACGTTATGCTATTTGAGTTAACTTTTGATTTTGTGTTataattttgagaaaatttgttGATGTGTAACATGAATCAAGACATGTTTGTTTATTCTAAAAACCAAGTGtgaaaacaagaagaaaagcaAGAGTGAGAGTTGAATTGCGTTTCAAAACATTGTAGCCACTTTTTGCAATTTTTGTATGTTCAATTATATTCAGACAATGATTCTACCAAAAACCAAGTGtgaaaacaagaagaaaagcaAGAGTAAGGGttaaattatgtttcaaaacattttaatcaCTTTTTGGAATTATCAACTTTTCATTTATATTGAGACGATGAttttatacttttcaaaatctaaagAGATTTTGGTTTAAAGAGGTTTATTAGACATAACTTTGAGTAAATAATTGATTTACTTgtaataaaattctttttaagttGTTATGTAACTACTCTCATTCTAAGTTagtaaagataataataataagcaaCAATTAGAAATTGTGAGAGGagtatatgtaatatttttatacagGTTTGTCTGACAGATGACGTCTAATTTTCAAGCAATTGATTAAGTttcaattattcttttttaaggCATTCTTGACTCAACATGAGTATTCTTTCAATTCTCAACTACTCTTAACTAATCTCATTCCGTTACAATTTCTACAAGCTACTTCTTACTTTAGTGAGTATTCATTCACAAGCTACTTCTaacttaaaaaagtattatttttgaaCAATAATCACTTCTTACTAATAAttggatatttttttacaaaacaactctcaaataagatatttttagaataaggTTTTTATGATCTCTAATCACACTTTAGTATGCTAAGTGAGGACAATTGACATGTATTAGATTCAAGCACCTTCATTCTAGTGCGTTGAATTGAACAgtgaaaatattctttattgaGTCTTTTGTTGCATGAGAAATTTTTGGGGTGTTATATGCACATtgtctctccatttttttttcttgaaaggctttatatatacatatatattgtaGAAGAAAGTAGTTGTTAGAGTTGTTTTTGGCCATTAAGCAACTTTAGTTCATTTTAGAGAAAGTAGTTTAGAGAAATAAAAgtcacatatttaaaaataagacatAAATATATAGATACAAATTTAGTAAACTGAAactaagtttttatatattttaaagggctaaaatcatattttatcattCCTAATTTAGTGAGAAGGGAAGTTCATCCCATATTTGTTATCTAGGAATTTTCAAACCTTTAATTCTCTGTAACTGCTAATTTTCCCTGGTGATTGTTGCATATATGATTATGGGCTTTTGGCGCATATCgtcattgaaaaagaaaaaaatcctgCGAAGATTGTTAcacataacatatatttttcataataaaaaaatattatttaacacatctatattttttactttttatttactttttagtttttttttttgaaaaattataaaactttatatttttaagactattttatccttatatattaaataaatataaaagtatgtcATATGATTAGTCCTCGTAATAATCTATGATTGTCCTTCTTAGAGGTACTCAAAAACAAGTCAACACAATAAAAAGGCaaagtaatttagaaagaaGTGCTGAGCATAATCTACAAAACcgatttaaaaaatgaaaaagaatgatCGATTTTGTTGGACATCACTTTATAAGTTTGATGGATAACAGAGTTCTACTTTATAAACTAAAAGATAACACCCACTTTCTCTGGTGGAAAAAcataatgtattaaattatgCAAAATGTGGAACCATgcttttcaattaatttaaacaaacatTTCAGGATCTTTCCTAATCATTACACCTTCCATTACCACCTAGCTCTTACTTACCTGCATGTaatggaaaatataaaatatgagcACCACCATCCCTTAATCAATCacattcatttcatataattattaaatatattttccttcttcaaattatttttaaaaattacatttcatttctaaattaaactatgtttttttatttttgggaaagttatgtaaaatactttttcaaataattgaTAGTGGGATCTTTCTAAacgaaattttaaatataatttactagAAAGAATATTCTACGTGATTTCCGTAGGATCAAAAGAAAcgtaaaacattatttttaagaaatttaatatatcaGAAAAATGCTTACCAGCTGCTTTTTTGCAAATTGAGAGCAGTACAACCAGAACTGCAAGACCTCCAAACACTCCCACAATAATGGCAACAGATTTTCCCACTTGATCATCGTCGGAGGAATCTGCAAACAAAACACCAAATTGAAACTATTACCATAATATTCTGCACAGATCTAACAAGCAACACTCCTtagttttgttcttttgttctaCTAATTTTCCCAACCCGACTGAACAACGAACTTttgtaaatgataaaaattcaaatgatcgataaaaaaatggaaaatgatattttaacatcattttttgtcacattttgacactgcacacgtgtcaaaatgtgattggacgatttcaaattaaaaaagttgaggcaggagtatatttggaagaaaaaaaccaaaagtttgtttttttaatttgaaatcgtccaaccacatattgacacatgtgcagtgtcaaaatggtgtcaaaaaatcgtgttaaaatatcattttccaaaaaaatttacggttttcaattttaaaatgaaattcatgCAAAGCAATGCTTTTATTTAAGCACATAATGGAAGTTAATCTTGAGTGAGGGAATATATGCCAAATCATGATAGCACTTGAATAAAATGAGTATGGTGGTAAATTGATTAGTGAAGAATATGGAATGCGATACTAAGTAAAAGGTATTCGAACAAATGGATAAAGAGGAATTGGAAAAAGTGCgcattttccaaaataaagtattaaagcATATGTTCCGAATGCATTCACCCATAAAATAGCATTTCACAACGACGGCTTCCTCTTCATTTTCTGATCACTTTTCTACAAAGGCTGTAAGTAAGTAattcaaatcaatttgaaaacAATCTGAATTTTTTACATATGGTGTTTGTAAGATTAGCAATAAATAATTAGCAGTAATACGTTACTTTAGGATAGGAAAATGGGTCTAATTTGAGTGgtgaaagtgaaaaagaagaaatagacCTGATTCATGATAATAGCCAGATGCCCAGTATCGAGCATAACATTGTCCCAAGAACACATGAGCTGCTGCAGCAGATCCACATAAGGTTTTGAGTTTTCCAACAGCATCTGCTAGACAAGAGGAGCAATCTGATAGAGTTAAATCCCCCAAGCATTGTGCAAACCCTTCAACTAGGCCCGAGCTACTCACTCTAAATCCATTAGCAGTTTGCAAATCAGCAAGAACATCATCTCTACGCCTGAAGAACTCAACATCACTCGTCACACCTTTGCTGCATTTCTTATACCTCAGACTCGTGTCCAATTTCCCTAGAAAATCACCAGAATGTTCATATCTTATAAGGCACCCTTCAAGTTGTAAAGAACCTCCAAGGGCATACGGACAAACCAAACCTATTTCGTTAACAGATCTTTCTACACACTTTGAGCACTCAATTGGGTGCAGATCACCTCTGCACTGGTATAACCCGTATACGTTTCCCTCTTGTGGCGTTGAGCTTCCATTTCCAATAGCAAAGCTATTGTAAATTACTTCAGAGGACGAACTCACCACTGAAGACATAAAACTGTTAAGGTTCCCTTCAAAGGGTGCGTTCGGTTGGTATTTTTCCTCAGAACAGACTGCATATATGAACATATGATCTCGTGAAGGGTAGCCATGAactgaagaaaacaaaattagcaGATAAGAGAGTCTCCAAATGAAGATGATTCTGTAACCAGACTCTGCTTCAAGAGTTCTCGACATGTTTTTCTAAAACTATGAACCTTTGTTTGTTTTCGTGCCTTGGTTATGGCAATTAAAGAGTGAGCCAGTGGTTCATTTTTTTGGGcctttttctttagtaaaagaCTCTTGTTTGGTCAGGCGTTGAGCATCAACTTTGTCCCGAGTCAATGGtcataaagattaaaaatcCTTATTTCCAAGTACACACAAAACTACGAGATACAACTCTAAAAGCTTGAAAAAACAATCTGCTCTCAATGCAGAGGTTAATTCAAAAGCTTCCAACAAACGAGTTTGTTGTCGAACTGtaaaatgttatgttaaaattcATATCTATattgctttaaaatatatatgtatgtttttaGAAACCTAAGGTTGAATGGTAGATACAACTCTAAAAGCAATATTGAACAGTAATTTCGTTTCCCCATGGAGACCAAACTGCAGAGTAAAACTTTGCTAAATTCACTTTTACTATTCACAAAAGTATCTAATCACATGCATCTTTGATCCTCTTTATATATCTCGCCATACTTAAAGGGAAAAATAATGAATTCTAACGAGAACTTTTAGATATTATGTTTCAAACCAGAGAATAGTAGGTCTATTCAACTAggatttgtaataaaatttcgATATAAAAATGTTCTATATAACAAAAGATTTTCTAAGAATGGAATGGTTTTTTCTAAAAGACTTTTAttacaagatttttttttaaaggattttGCCTCTTCCATTTTGCATGGGAGTCGCTGCACTGCTAAAGAAACCATTCATGGCAATGAGAGTAAAGAAGAATGGGAATTGGTATGCATGTCTTAAAATGAAGCGTATTACGGTTCTTTCAAACTGGGTAGGGATGAAAAGTTTGGATTGAATGATAGACCGAGAAAACAATTATGTGCAGAATTGAAAAAAGGTTAATTTCATAATAGAAAtgatagaaaaacataaattcagGTCGAAATGGTTGAAGGCGGACGACCTAAACACAATTTTTTCATAAGTTAATCCATTCTAGGATAATGAATAATAGGATCAACGGGTGAAAGTTGGCAATGATTGGTGTGAGCGAAAGTAAAGGAAGTGGTCAGAACTTATATAAGAACAAATTTACGAAATGTGGCGGACTTAAAGTTAGATTGGATActgtcgcgacccatacaaatttgattgcatattagaaaggaagtgactcctaagtgaaatcaataaaatatcgactcatcatctATTCATAAATTAATAGGGAAAACAATGACCTATTAACAAGTAGATTTTTCTGAGGAAACCAGGGCAGTTGTATGGGACTATGGAAGCGGCAAGAGTCcggttaattttaaattttttaaacaattttgggATAAAAATGATATACTAAGACCTGCAAATTGTTTTCATAGCAGTGGGAGTTGGTCAAAAGGatgtaattcttttttattattattttaattcatgagGTTTATAATTCGTAAGACCTAGACCAATATAGGTCGATAGTGAATGTACAAAATAATACTCAAAATTTTGTCAAAAAGAATGCAAAAAGTGCTTCATAAAATCATAGACTAAATTCAGAATGCACTCATTGAGATAGAAGAATACTCAATAATTGTTGAGTCTATCAAATAGAAGTTCACCGGGGAGATACAATACTGATTAGATTTGAgccaacaaaatgaaaattgataCTACTCTCTACCAAAAACCTTAAGTTAATGAGTTAATggatctttcatctttatatagtgctatactttctcatttctatctaatgtgggacttagactcacacttggattcccaacagTGTAGTGGTGGTAAACAAAGTGATTGACGAGGtgagaggaaaaaagaaagttgtATTATTGTAAAGACAAATTTCGAGAAAACGTATGATTCAGTTAATTCataatttctcttttatatgTTAGAAAGATTGGATTTTTATCCCAAATGGGTTAGATGAACTAGGACATGTTTATCGTCGTTAACTATCTTTGTTTTAGTTAATGGGTTCCACAAGACAATTTACAAGGCAAGACGacccattaattttttttttcttgtagttgCACAAAGGTTGGTTGATGTAGTTAGAGAGGTTAAGAGTAAACGATTGTTAGATGGGACTAGAATGTACAAAAAGATTTCAATGAGCATGTTTTAGTTTGCATATGATACTTGATAAAGGCTTGAGATTAGtaatttttcattgtttaattaACACTTATCTTGTTTTGATTGTGTATAAGTTTTATGATATCTACCGTAATTTCACTTATTTTGTAGTAACATATGAATCCAAGGAGTTAATATGTGATTgagataaaagaaattcaacactttttatttaatttgtcttGTCACGACTATAATACCATCTAAGGGCTTAAGCTACAAAGAAAACTCACTCAAGAAGGTTTCCTCAAGCCATGAAATAAAGCTTGAGCCATGAGAGAGTACTTCATTATTAACCAACTTCAAGCAGCTTTAGGTTAGAACTTCATAGCTTGAGCCATAGAGGAAACCCAAGAAGGGAGGAAACCTCAACGTTGGAGCCGTGAACCACTGCTTGAGTCGTGTTGTGAATGTCTAAATATACAAGCACCTTGGAAAGATTCTAGAGAGATGgaaagggagagaaaaaaagacTTTGGTCTAGGCTTTCTTAGGGTGATTTTAGAAAGAGACTCTAATGAGTCTTCTCACATATATCCTCTGTAATTCAAAGACACATCTTTAGAGGATTAGGAGATTTATCTTCCTCTGtgattgtatttaattttttgtccATGAGGAGCTAAATCTCACTCTTGTTAGAGCATGATGTAACAGATTCAAATTCTCTTGTATTcgatgaaaattttcatttatgcatgtttccttttatttaaagtggttaattgatttatgcttaTTATT
The window above is part of the Vigna radiata var. radiata cultivar VC1973A unplaced genomic scaffold, Vradiata_ver6 scaffold_301, whole genome shotgun sequence genome. Proteins encoded here:
- the LOC106754979 gene encoding cysteine-rich repeat secretory protein 15 isoform X1 — translated: MSRTLEAESGYRIIFIWRLSYLLILFSSVHGYPSRDHMFIYAVCSEEKYQPNAPFEGNLNSFMSSVVSSSSEVIYNSFAIGNGSSTPQEGNVYGLYQCRGDLHPIECSKCVERSVNEIGLVCPYALGGSLQLEGCLIRYEHSGDFLGKLDTSLRYKKCSKGVTSDVEFFRRRDDVLADLQTANGFRVSSSGLVEGFAQCLGDLTLSDCSSCLADAVGKLKTLCGSAAAAHVFLGQCYARYWASGYYHESDSSDDDQVGKSVAIIVGVFGGLAVLVVLLSICKKAAGK
- the LOC106754979 gene encoding cysteine-rich repeat secretory protein 15 isoform X2, which translates into the protein MSRTLEAESGYRIIFIWRLSYLLILFSSVHGYPSRDHMFIYAVCSEEKYQPNAPFEGNLNSFMSSVVSSSSEVIYNSFAIGNGSSTPQEGNVYGLYQCRGDLHPIECSKCVERSVNEIGKLDTSLRYKKCSKGVTSDVEFFRRRDDVLADLQTANGFRVSSSGLVEGFAQCLGDLTLSDCSSCLADAVGKLKTLCGSAAAAHVFLGQCYARYWASGYYHESDSSDDDQVGKSVAIIVGVFGGLAVLVVLLSICKKAAGK